The Aeromonas jandaei genomic interval GCTGCAGGATCAGGCGGGCCAGCTGGTCTTTATCAACGACTTGACCGAAACCCGTCAGCTGCAGGATCGCATCAACCACATGAAGCGGTTGTCGGCCCTTGGCAATATGGCCGCTTCGTTGGCCCACCAGATCCGCACCCCGCTCTCGGCCGCCATGCTCTATGCCGCCAACCTGGCCAACCGCACCCTCAAACCCGAATCCCGCACCCAGTTTCAGCAAAAGCTGATGGCTCGGCTGCAGGACTTGGAGAAGCAGATCAACGACATCCTGCTGTTTGCCCGCAATGGCGACAATCAGGTGGTCACCCCCATCTCGGTGCAGGGTCTGCTGGCTGAAGTGCAGGCGGGGGCTGAGGCGTTCTGCGCCCAGCAGGGTTGCGAGCTGCATATGGAGGCACCGGAGCCCGATCTCTGCCTGCTGGCCAACAGCAGTGCGCTCTCCGGAGCCATCAACAATCTCATTGCCAACGCCCAGCAGGCGGGGGCAACGTCACTTCTGGTGAGTGCAGTGCGCAGCGGTGCCCGGGTCGAGATGCGGGTGATCGACAATGGCAAGGGGATGCCTGCCCACCTGCTCAGCCAGATTTTCGAACCCTTCTTTACCACTCGCTCCCAGGGCACCGGCCTTGGGCTGGCGGTGGTGCAATCCGTCGTGCGTGCCCATCAGGGCGAGGTCGGTGTGGCCTCGGTTCCCGGAGAGGGCACCTGTTTTACTCTGTCGTTCCCCCTGCATCAGCAGCAGGTTCAACTTGGAGGTGCAGCATGAGCCTTGTTAAGGAGTTGTGCCGGCCGAGAGGGAGCCATATCAATGCGGCCAGGTTGGCTGTCGTGGGAGGTGTAGCATGACTCAGGCCCGGATCCTGGTAGTGGAAGATGACAATGGCCTGCGTGAGGCGCTGGTCGATACCCTGTTGCTTGGCGGCTATGAGTGCCGTGAAGTAGACAGCGGCGAGCGGGCCTTGCTGGCGCTCTCCCGTCAGCCGTTTGACATGGTGATCTCCGATATTCAGATGGGGGGAATGGATGGCCTGACTCTGTTGGCCACCATACGCCAGCAGTATCCGCAGGTGCCGGTGCTCCTGATGACTGCCTACGCCAACATCGACGGCGCGGTGCGCGCCATGCGGGAAGGGGCCATCGACTATCTGGCCAAACCCTTTTCGCCCGAGGTGTTGCTCAACCAGGTGAGCCGCTATGTGCCGGCCCAGAAGGTAGAAAAACGTGCCGTGGTCTATGGCGATCCCAAGAGCGCCGAGCTGTTCCAGCTGGCGACCCGGGTGGCCAGAAGCGAGGCCACCGTCATGGTGACCGGCCCGAGTGGTACGGGGAAAGAGGTACTGGCACGCTACATCCACGACAACTCCAACCGCGCTGAGCAGCCCTTTATCGCCATCAACTGCGCCGCCATTCCGGAGAACATGCTGGAGGCGACCCTGTTTGGCTATGAGAAGGGGGCGTTTACCGGCGCGGTGCAGGGGTGCCCCGGCAAGTTCGAGCAGGCACAGGGAGGGACTCTGCTGCTCGACGAGATCACCGAGATGGATCTGGGATTGCAGGCCAAGTTGTTGCGGGTGCTGCAGGAGAAAGAGGTAGAGCGGCTCGGCAGCCGCAAGATGATCCCGCTGGATGTGCGGGTCATCGCCACCAGCAACCGGGATCTCAAGAAGGCGGTGCAGGATGGTCTGTTTCGCGAAGATCTCTACTACCGTCTCAACGTTTTTCCGCTGCGCTGGTCAGCCCTGTGCGAGCGACCCGGTGACATCTTGCCGCTGGCTGAACATCTGCTGGCCCTCCATGCCAGCCAGCAGGGGCTGCCCACCCCTCAGCTGGAGCCGCAGGCGCGCGAGCGGCTGCTCTCTCATCCCTGGCCCGGCAACGTGCGCGAGCTTGATAACGTGGTACAGCGGGCGTTGATCCTCAGCCCGGATGGCGTGATCGATTGCAGCCACCTCATTCTGGAAGAGGTGGACGAGCAGGAGATGGAGTTTGCCGTCGCAGAGCGCGCTTATGGCGGTGATCGTCTCGGCAGCGAACTCAAGCAGCAAGAGCACCAGATCATTCTCGACACCCTGCAAGAGTGCAACGGCAGTCGCAAGGATGTGGCCGACCGGCTCGGGATCAGCCCGCGTACTCTGCGCTACAAGCTGGCCCAGATGCGGGATGCCGGCATCGACTTGCCTGCCTGAATCAGGCTGGTGCCTCAATAGAGGGAAGTATCACTGTGTGGGAACCGTCATGGTCTTGATGGCGGCTCTCGATTATCATAGGGCCCTTGGCGTTTTGAGCCGGGGCCTTGTTTTTATTGGTAAAACAGGGAATCGCGCCGTTATAAAGGGACCCTTATGATCTCTCACCGAAAATTGGAAACCGTACTCAACCACCTGCTTGAGCCCCACGCCATCAAGGATTACTGCCCCAATGGTCTGCAAGTCGAGGGGCGCGAGCGCATTCGCAAGGTGGTGACCGGCGTGACCGCCAGTCAAGCCCTCATCGATGCCGCCGTGGCAGCCGATGCCGATGCCATTCTGGTTCACCATGGCTACTTCTGGAGCGGTGAACCGGCCCAGATCACCGGTATGAAGCAGCGCCGCATCAAGACCCTGCTGGCCCACGATATCAACCTGTTTGCCTACCACCTGCCGCTCGATGTCCATCCCGAGGTGGGCAACAACGCCCAGCTCGCCAAGCTGCTCGATATCAAGGTGCGTCGTGGCCTGGAGCCGTGGAACAGCAAGAGCGTCGCCATGGTGGGCAAGCTGGAAGAGCCGATGAGCGGCAGCGATTTTGCCAAGCTGATTGCCGAGCGTCTTGGTCGTGAGCCGCTCCACTGTGGCGACAGCGGCCCCGAGCTGATCCGTTCCGTGGCCTGGTGCACTGGCGGCGGTCAGAGCTACATCAATCTGGCAGCGGAGCAGGGTATCGATGCCTTTATTTCCGGTGAAGCCTCCGAGCAGACCATCCACACCGCTCGCGAGATGGGGATGCACTTTTACGCTGCTGGCCACCACGCCACCGAACGTTACGGCGTCAAGGCGCTGGGCGAGTGGCTGGCGACCGTGCACGGGTTGGATGTCACCTTTATCGATATCGACAATCCGGTCTGATTAGCCGCGTAGCGGCGTAATCGAAGATGAACGTGGTCATTGCGCTGATCTATGGAAATGACAAGGGAGGCCTGGGCCTCCCTTGTTACATTTTGCGTGCTGTGATTAGCGGTTACTCGCTGGCATAGCCTGCCGGGCCCAGTTGCTTGCCATCGAGAAAGGCTGATCCATCCCGCATCTGCAAGCGCCCTTCACAGAACCACTGCACCACCAGCGGGTAGATGCTGTGCTCCTGCACCTGTACCCGTGCTGCCACCTCGTCGGCATCATCCCCTTCGAAGATGGGGACGCAGGCCTGCAGGATCACCGGACCACCGTCGAGCTCTTCGGTCACGAAGTGGACGCTGGCGCCATGCTCACTGTCACCGGCATCGATAGCGCGCTGGTGGGTGTGCAGCCCCTGATATTTCGGCAGCAGGGAGGGGTGGATATTGATCATCCGTCCGGCGAAGTGGCGCACCAGATCACCACTCAATATGCGCATAAAGCCGGCCAGTACCACCAGATCCGGCTGATAGTCTGCCATCAGCGCCAGCAGGGCGGCGTCATACTCCTCCCGGCTGGCAAACTGCTGCTGGCTGAGGGTGGTGGTTGCCACCCCTGCCTCTTGTGCGCGGATCAGGCCATAGGCCTCGGCCTTGTTGCTGATGACGCCGACCACTTCACCGCCAATCTTGCCACTGGCGCAGTGGTCGAGGATTGCCTGCAGATTGCTGCCGTTGCCGGAGATTAGCACCAGGATGCGTTTCATAGGGGAGGTCATTTGGCTGTTGATCCGGTCATTCATTGAATGACGACCTGCTCCTCGCCATCGGCGGCCTTGGCCACATGACCGATGTGCCATGCGTTCTCGCCCTCGGCTTTGAGCAGGGTCAGCGCCTTCTCCAGCTGATGGGCAGGCAGGGCGATGATCATGCCAACGCCGCAGTTGAAGGTGCGATACATCTCGTGGCGGGTGACGTTGCCAGCCTGTTGCAGCCAGCTGAACACTGCCGGCCACTGCCAGCTTTGCTCGTCGATCACCGCCTGGGTGTTGGCGGGCAGCACGCGCGGGATGTTCTCCCAGAAGCCGCCACCGGTGATGTGGGAGAGAGCGTGGATCTCGCACTCTTTGATGAGCTTGAGCACAGGTTTCACATAGATACGGGTCGGCTCCAGCAGGGCGTTGGCCAGGGTGGTGTCACCCAGCGGCTGATGCACGTCGGCTTTGGAGACTTCCAGAATCTTGCGAATAAGGGAGAAACCGTTGGAGTGGGGGCCACTGGCGGCCAGGGCGATCAAGGCATCACCTTCAGCAACCTTGCTGCCGTCGATGATCTCGCTCTTCTCCACCACACCGACGCAGAAACCGGCGATGTCGTAGTCTTCCCCTTCATACATGCCCGGCATCTCGGCGGTTTCGCCGCCCACCAGAGCACAGCCTGACTGCTCGCAACCGGCACCGATCCCGGTGACCACGGCTGCTGCTGTGTCCACGTCCAGCTTGCCGGTTGCATAGTAGTCGAGGAAGAACAGCGGCTCGGCGCCCTGTACGATCAGGTCATTGACGCACATGGCCACCAGATCGATACCCACTGTGTCATGTTTTTTCAGATCGATGGCGAGGCGCAGCTTGGTGCCCACACCGTCGGTGCCGGAGACCAGCACCGGCTCCTTGTAGCCCGCAGGGATTTGACACAAGGCCCCAAAGCCGCCAAGACCACCAAGGACTTCAGGACGACGAGTGCGCTTTGACACGCCCTTGATACGTTCAACCAGTGCATTGCCGGCATCGATATCCACGCCAGCATCCTTGTAGCTCAGTGAGGTTTTGTCAGTCACGAGTAGTCCCCGTCATGTGAGAAGTGGAGGGTAAAATTCGGGGCGTATTCTAACAGTGGCGGCGAAAAACCAGAAAGGAAATCGTTTGCGCGTTTTTGCGCAAAACTGCTCTACAAGCGGCGGCTTTTGTTGTATGATTCCGCGATTTTTTTGCGGCAGGTTAGAGGAGATAATAATGAAAGTCGTTGAAGTCAAACACCCCCTGGTCAAACACAAGATCGGTCTGATGCGTGAAGGCGATATCAGCACCAAGCGTTTCCGTGAACTGGCCAAAGAAGTGGGCAGTTTGTTGACCTATGAAGCTACCTCTGACTTCGAAACCGAGAAGGTTATCATCGATGGCTGGAATGGGCCAGTAGAAGTTGACCAGATCAAGGGCAAGAAGGTAACCGTCGTACCGATCCTGCGTGCCGGCCTTGGCATGATGGATGGTGTGCTGGAGCACATGCCGAGTGCCCGTGTCAGCGTGGTCGGTATCTACCGCGATGAAGAGACCCTGCAGCCGGTTCCCTACTTCGAGAAGATCGTCAGCAACATCGAAGAGCGTCTGGCGCTGGTCATCGACCCCATGCTGGCCACCGGTGGCTCCATGATCGCCACTATCGATCTGCTGAAAAAGAAAGGCTGCCAGTCCATCAAGGTGCTGGTACTGGTTGCCGCACCGGAAGGCATCAAGGCGCTGGAAGCCGCTCACCCGGATGTTGAGCTGTTCTGTGCCTCCATCGATCAGGGCCTGAACGAGAAAGGCTATATCGTGCCGGGTCTGGGCGATGCCGGCGACAAGATCTTCGGTACCAAGTAAGTTGCTGTGATACGCCGCCTCTGCCGAGGTGGCTGACGGAGCCGGCGTCCTGCCGGCTTCGCTGTTTATGGCCTTTGTCCCAGCCTTGCCGCAGGACGCGCCTTGCCGCTACCATAAGCACCATCTCCCATTTCGAGACTCTGTTCATGTTCAAACGTGTTGTGACCGCCCTCTGCTGCGGCTTGTCATTCATTGCCTCGGCCGCTCAGGTGACCGACCTCTATCAGGGCAAGGCCCCGACCACCGGCGACATGGTGGCTGCTCAGGGTCAGGCGCTGGGCGAGGTGTTGATCAAGGTGACCGGCAAGCGGGACATTCTGACCCAGCCTGCCGTGGTCAAGGCGCTGGCTGCGCCGGGCGACTATGTAAAGAGCTATGGCTATCAGGATGTGGATTCGGTCAAGTATCTGAAGGCCGAGTTCAAGAGCGACAAGGTCAACAGCCTGGTCTCCGAGAGCAAATTCGCCCTGCTTGGCCCGGCTCGTCCCCAGATGGCCCTCTGGCTGGTGGTGGATCAGGGTGAGCGCCATCTGCTGGCAGACCAGTCTACCGATGGCTGGGCACAGGCACTGCGCGAACAGACCCTGGCGCTGGGGCTGCCGGTCAGCATTCCCCTGATGGATCTCGACGACAACATGGCGGTCAGTGCCACCGACGTCTGGGGCCGTTTTGCCGATCCCATCCTCAAGGCGAGCCAGCGCTATGGCGCCGAGATGGTGGTGCTGGGCAAGCTGACCCCAGAAGGGGACAAGTGGAGCATCGACTGGGGACTTTACGGGCCCAAGGCCGCTGGTGAAGTGGCCGAACTGACCCGAGGCAACACCACGGGTACCCAGGCCGAAGTGGCGCAAGGGCTTGCCGATACCCTGGCGACCTGGCTGGTGAAAAACTACGGCGCCCGCATCTCGGGGCCGGCAACCAGTCAGACCCTGGTGGTGGATGGCCTATCCGATGTGGACAGCATGATCTCCGTGCAGAAGATGCTGCAGGGGATGGCCAACGTCAGCAAGGTGGAGATCGGCAAGCTGGAAGGCAATCAGGTCACCTTCAACTTCACCCTGCAGGGGGATCAGAGCGAGTTGGTACGCGCCCTGCAGCTGGAGAGCCGCTTGCACAAGGTTGACGATAATGGCAGCAATCTGCGTTACCAATGGTCGCAGCCCTGATTTCACAAGGCTTTTGTCTACCGCCCGGCTTGTCCGGGCGGTTCTCTATCTGCCATTGCGATGGTACACTTAGCCACAAATGTCACAGTCAAAGCCCAACGAGTGAAGCAACCGGCCCAACTGTCCCTAGCCGTACAACTACCGGATGATGAAACCTTCGTCAGTTTTTATCCCGGCACCAATGCTCATCTGATCACCGCCCTCAAGAATGCGGCCATCGGTCAGGGGTCGCCTTTCCTCTATTTCTGGGGAGCCAAGGGCTCCGGGCGCTCCCACCTGCTCCATGCCACCTGTGCCGAGGTCAATGCCCGCGATGCAGCGGCGGCCTATCTCTCCCTCGATCAGTTTGAACAGCTCGATCCCAGCATGCTTGATGCCCTCGAAAGTCTGCCGCTGGTCTGCCTCGACAGCATTGAGGCCATCGCCGGCAATGCCGTTTGGGAGCGGGCGCTGTTTGATTTTTACAATCGCTGGCAGGAGAAAGGGGAAGGGACGCTGATCGTCACCGGTTGCAGCGCGCCGCGCAAGCTGGGGCTGCAGCTGCCGGATCTCGCCTCGCGCCTTGACTGGGGGGTGAGTTTCCATCTCGAAGAGCTGGATGATGAAGGCAAGCTCAGTGCCCTGCAGCTGCGTGCCGAGCTGCGGGGCTTCAAACTGCCCATCGATGTGGGCCGCTTCCTGCTCAACCGCCTCTCGCGCGATATGCGCACTCTGCTTACCACTCTCAATCAGCTCGACAACGCCTCATTTCGCGCCAAGCGCAAGCTCACCATCCCCTTTGTCAAAGAGATTCTCGAGCTCTGATCCTCTCAGCGGTGTGCGGTTGTGCACCTGACTTTCGTTTGAGTGGCAGATAAAAAGAAACCCCGGCTTCAGGCCGGGGTTTTGCTATATCAAGGGGTATCTCAAGGGACTCGGCCTATCAGTGGAACTGATCTTCTTCGGTCGAGCCGGTCAGCGCAGTCACCGAGGATTGGCCACCCTGAATGACGGTGGTGACCTTGTCGAAGTAACCGGTACCGACCTCCTGCTGGTGGGCCACGAAGGTGTAGCCACGGCTGGCTGCGGCAAATTCCGGCTCCTGCACCATCTCGACGTAGTGCTTCATCCCTTCGCCACGGGCGTACTGGTAGGCCAGCTCGTACATGTGGAACCACATGTTGTGGATACCCGCGAGGGTGATGAACTGGTACTTGTAGCCCATGTCGGAGAGCTCCTGCTGGAAGCGGGCGATGGTGGCATCGTCCAGATTTTTTTTCCAGTTGAAGCTCGGCGAGCAGTTGTAGGCCAGGATACGATCCGGGAACTTGGCCTTGATCGCTTCGGCAAATTTACGTGCTTCGTCCAGATCCGGCTTGGCGGTTTCGCACCACACCATGTCGGCGTAGGGGGCGTAAGCCAGACCGCGAGCGATGGCCTGATCGATACCGGCACGTACCTTGTAGAACCCTTCGGCAGTGCGCTCGCCAGTCAGGAAGTCTGCATCGTACGGGTCAGCGTCGGTGGTCAACAGGTCAGCGGCGTTGGCGTCGGTACGGGCTATCACCAGCGTGGTGGTGCCGCACACATCGGCTGCCAGACGGGCGGCAACCAGCTTCTGCACCGCTTCCTGAGTCGGTACCAGTACCTTGCCACCCATGTGGCCGCACTTCTTGACTGATGCCAGCTGATCTTCAAAGTGCACGCCGGCGGCACCTGCTTCAATCATCCCCTTCATCAGTTCGAAGGCGTTCAGCACGCCGCCGAAACCGGCTTCCGCATCCGCCACGATGGGCAGGAAGTAGTCGATAAAGCCATCATCCTGCGGCCCAACCTTGTTGGCCCACTGGATCTGGTCGGCACGGGCGAAAGAGTTGTTGATGCGCTCCACCACGGACGGCACCGAGTTGGCCGGGTAGAGGGACTGATCCGGATACATGGTGGAGGACAAGTTGTTGTCCGCCGCCACCTGCCAGCCGGAGAGGTAGATCGCCTCGATCCCCGCCTTGGCCTGCTGCACCGCCTGACCACCGGTCAGGGCGCCGAGGCAGTTGACGTAGCCCTTTTTGGCGTCGCCGTGGATCAGACCCCACAGCTTGTCGGCACCGCGCTGGGCCAGAGTGTGCACCGGCTGCAAGCTGCCGCGCAGGTTTACCACATCTTCGGCGCTGTAGCCGCGCTTGATCCCTTTCCAGCGGGGGTTTTCCGCCCAGTCTTTCTCGATAGCCTGGATCTGTTGCTCACGGGTCAGTGCCATATCAGTTCCCTCTTTCATTGATTTCACGTTTCCATTGACTTGTTATTGGCGAGCCCCGCCCGGGGCCCGGAGTTCAGAGCCGCTCGTAACCGGGCAGCGTCAGAAAATCGATCAGGGTATCGGCGCAGGTGATCTCTTCCATCAGCGCGCTTGCCTCGGCAAAGCCACCCGCCTGCCAGCGCTCGGCACCCACTTCGGCTTTGACTACCTCCTGCTCTTCGGCCAGCATCTGGCGGAACAGCTCCTTGGTCACCACCTTGCCGTTGGCGAGGCTCTTGCCGTGGCGGATCCACTGCCAGATGGAGGTGCGGGAGATCTCGGCGGTGGCGGCATCTTCCATCAGGCCGTAGATGGGCACGCAGCCGTTGCCGTTGATCCAGGCTTCCAGATATTGCAGGGCGACCCGGATATTGGTGCGCATCCCGGCCTCGGTGCGCTCGCCCTCACAGGGGGCCAGCAGGTCGGCGGCGGTGATGGGGGCATCTTGCTCGCGCAGTACGCCGATCTGGTTCTTGGCGCCAGCCGCAATGGTGGCGTTGAATACCGCCATGGCGGTATCGGCGAGGCCAGGGTGGGCCACCCAGGTGCCATCGTGGCCGTTATTGGCTTCGCGCTCCTTGTCCGCTTTGACCTTGGCGAAGACCTGCTCGTTGACGGCCGCGTCCTTGGCCGGAATAAAGGCGGCCATGCCACCCATCGCCAGCGCACCGCGCTTGTGACAGGTCTTGATCAGCAGCCGCGAGTAGGCGGAGAGGAACGGCTTGTCCATGGTCACCACCTGACGGTCCGGCAGGACGCGATCCGGATGGTTCTTCAAGGTCTTGATGTAGCTGAAGATGTAGTCCCAGCGGCCGCAGTTCAGCGCAACGATGTGATCCTTCATCTGATAGAGCAGTTCATCCATCTCGAACACGGCTGGCAGGGTTTCAATCAGCACGGTGGCCTTGATGGTGCCGCGGGGCAGACCGAACTTGTCCTCGGTCCAGGCAAATACCTCGCTCCACCAGCGCCCTTCCAGATGGCTCTGCAGCTTGGGTACGTAGAAGTAGGGGCCGGAGCCTTTGGCCAGCAGCGCCTGATAGTTGTGCAGAAAGTAGAGGGCAAAATCGAACAGACCGCCGGGGATCGGCTCGCCATCGAAAGTGACATGTTTTTCCGGCAGGTGCAGACCACGCACCCGGCAGATGAGCACCGCCGGATTGGGGTTCAGGGTATAGGCCTTTCCTTCCGGACTGGTGTAGGAGACGGTACCGTTGACTGCATCGCGCAGGTTGATTTGACCCTCGATCACTTTATTCCAGGCGGGTGCCAGTGAGTCCTCGAAGTCAGCCATGAATACCTTGACGTTGGCGTTGAGGGCGTTGATCACCATCTTGCGCTCGACCGGGCCGGTGATCTCCACACGGCGGTCTTGCAGGTCGGCGGGAATGCCGCGAATGGTCCAGTCACCTTCACGGATGTGGGCGGTTTCCGGCAGGAAGTCCGGCAGCTCGCCACCATCGATACGGGCCTGACGTGCCACACGTTGTTTCAGCAATTCCCCTCTTTGGGGAGCAAAACGTTCTACCAGTTCGGAGACCAGCGCCACCGCGTCCGGCGTCAGAATTTGCGCGTATTCGGGCAGCATCTCGCCCTGGATGCGAAGGCGGGCGCTACAGTGGGTCTGAGCCGGTGCCGACATAAGGTTCACTCCTTTGAGAATTACATTTTGAACTTACTAACTACGACTAAAGTCGAATCCCTGTTCCTGAAACGTTCCCGCAACAACGGGGTAACACGATTGATAAGGTGCGAAATATTGTCGATTACGTCAACAGTTTTTTTAAAACGCCTGTTTGGGGTCGATGTTTAAGTTGATGTTTTTAATTGAGTTATTGGATTGGTATAAAAGCTCTACACAGATGGTTATGCTCCTGGTTTTTCTGTCCGGGCGATGGCTCGTCCGGTCACCCTTCTTGTCATGCGATTCGTAAGTTATTACGTAATAAAATTACAAATGCAAAAACAAATCCCGACCTTACTCCAGGCTTTTTAAAAACAGCTGTATGAAGTGCGTTTAAATATTTCAATCAATAGGCTGATGGCGTTGATGCTGGATAGTGAACGTTCGTTTAAAACCGTCAGGCTTTCGCAGGGCTCTGTTGGCGCTGACGGCTTGCCGCATTGAAAGTGGAGCGCAATAACGTAGGTTTGTATCAGCTGATGGGGATCAACCGGGCGGGGAGTGGTGGTTAAACAGCAGTCAATTAAACTGTGTAATCATGTTTTGGTAGTGGTTTGTCGTTTTTTTAAGGCGGTACGTCTCAAGAGGCATAAGACGGGGAAAAGCAGGGAAAAAAGCAGGTAAAGAGAGGGAGAAATCGCCCGCAGGCGGGCTCAGTAGTCATCGTCAGGTTCGGCCAGATCGATGACATCCAGCTGGATGACCAACTCTTCCTCTTCACCCTGCGGGGTGCAGGAGTTGTCGTGAGGAACAGGGTAGAGCGGAATGAGCGGGGTGAAATCGGTGGTCTGGTTCATGCTTGCTCCCGTATTGAATGCAAGCCGGCCAGTGATCCCTTCACTTGTGCCTCCACCTCCCTGTCTTGATACCGGCGGAAAGTTGCGCATATTAATGAGCGCATCAAAAAGATTCAAGCGATTCTGTACGTTTTTTGTTCCTGACGGTGATGGTGCGGGTTGAACCGGGCAAAAGGCTGGGAAAGGGAAGGCTGGTCAGAGCAAAAACGGGAGCAAAAAAATAGCCCAGTCGTTTGACTGGGCTATTTTCGGGGAATGATGGTCGGCGTGAGAGGATTTGAACCTCCGACCCCTGACACCCCATGACAGTGCGCTACCTGGCTGCGCTACACGCCGACAAGGTCAGTCTGAGCTGACGGGGAGGAAGTCTAATGATCTGCACTCATGGGTGCAACTCCTTTTTTATCATAGAGATGCCGACTGCTTCTTTATTGCGCAGCCAAGATGCGGCTTGGGCGGAGGAGGGAGTTTTGGCATAATCGCCGCCCCGCAGCAGCCACTATTCATGCAAGATATTCATGATGTCGGCTGAAAGGTGTGGAAGTATGGAATACCAATGCAGAGATTGAACAGACAGAGAGGCATGGCCGTGAAACCAGCAGAGGGGGCCGATGCGCCGGAACAGGCCGCAACGGATGAGAAGTGGATGCGCCACGCCATGGCACTGGCGGGACGCGCCGAGGGGATCGGCGAGATCCCGGTTGGGGCCGTGCTGGTGCTGGGTGACGAGATCGTGGGGGAGGGGTGGAACCGCTCCATCAGCGAGCACGATGCCTGTGCCCATGCCGAAGTGATGGCGATCCGCGCGGCAGGTAGCCGGCTGGAGAACTACCGCCTGCTCGACACCACCCTCTATGTGACGCTGGAGCCCTGCTGCATGTGTGCCGGTGCCCTCATCCATAGCCGGGTCAAGCGGGTGGTCTTTGGCGCCCCGGATCTCAAGACGGGGGCGGCGGGGTCGGTGTTCGAGATCTTGCAGGACCCGCGTCACAACCACAGGGTCGAGCTGACCGCAGGCGTGCTGGCCGAGGCCTGCTCGACCCAGCTCTCCGATTTCTTCAAGCGGCGCCGCGCCGAGAAAAAGGCGGCCAAACTGGCGCTGCAACAATCGGGTGAGGCTTCCGCCTGAGCCGGTCAGCGGCGGGATGTACTAACCCGCCGCTCGCCATTTTTATAACCACTTTAAAAACAATCAGTTATTAAGCCTTCACTTCCTCTCTCCCCTGGTATTCCGTCCCCTGTATATCCTGCTTATTTAAGGTGG includes:
- a CDS encoding DUF2066 domain-containing protein, with amino-acid sequence MFKRVVTALCCGLSFIASAAQVTDLYQGKAPTTGDMVAAQGQALGEVLIKVTGKRDILTQPAVVKALAAPGDYVKSYGYQDVDSVKYLKAEFKSDKVNSLVSESKFALLGPARPQMALWLVVDQGERHLLADQSTDGWAQALREQTLALGLPVSIPLMDLDDNMAVSATDVWGRFADPILKASQRYGAEMVVLGKLTPEGDKWSIDWGLYGPKAAGEVAELTRGNTTGTQAEVAQGLADTLATWLVKNYGARISGPATSQTLVVDGLSDVDSMISVQKMLQGMANVSKVEIGKLEGNQVTFNFTLQGDQSELVRALQLESRLHKVDDNGSNLRYQWSQP
- the hda gene encoding DnaA inactivator Hda, with the translated sequence MKQPAQLSLAVQLPDDETFVSFYPGTNAHLITALKNAAIGQGSPFLYFWGAKGSGRSHLLHATCAEVNARDAAAAYLSLDQFEQLDPSMLDALESLPLVCLDSIEAIAGNAVWERALFDFYNRWQEKGEGTLIVTGCSAPRKLGLQLPDLASRLDWGVSFHLEELDDEGKLSALQLRAELRGFKLPIDVGRFLLNRLSRDMRTLLTTLNQLDNASFRAKRKLTIPFVKEILEL
- the upp gene encoding uracil phosphoribosyltransferase, with product MKVVEVKHPLVKHKIGLMREGDISTKRFRELAKEVGSLLTYEATSDFETEKVIIDGWNGPVEVDQIKGKKVTVVPILRAGLGMMDGVLEHMPSARVSVVGIYRDEETLQPVPYFEKIVSNIEERLALVIDPMLATGGSMIATIDLLKKKGCQSIKVLVLVAAPEGIKALEAAHPDVELFCASIDQGLNEKGYIVPGLGDAGDKIFGTK
- a CDS encoding sigma-54-dependent transcriptional regulator yields the protein MTQARILVVEDDNGLREALVDTLLLGGYECREVDSGERALLALSRQPFDMVISDIQMGGMDGLTLLATIRQQYPQVPVLLMTAYANIDGAVRAMREGAIDYLAKPFSPEVLLNQVSRYVPAQKVEKRAVVYGDPKSAELFQLATRVARSEATVMVTGPSGTGKEVLARYIHDNSNRAEQPFIAINCAAIPENMLEATLFGYEKGAFTGAVQGCPGKFEQAQGGTLLLDEITEMDLGLQAKLLRVLQEKEVERLGSRKMIPLDVRVIATSNRDLKKAVQDGLFREDLYYRLNVFPLRWSALCERPGDILPLAEHLLALHASQQGLPTPQLEPQARERLLSHPWPGNVRELDNVVQRALILSPDGVIDCSHLILEEVDEQEMEFAVAERAYGGDRLGSELKQQEHQIILDTLQECNGSRKDVADRLGISPRTLRYKLAQMRDAGIDLPA
- the purN gene encoding phosphoribosylglycinamide formyltransferase; translation: MKRILVLISGNGSNLQAILDHCASGKIGGEVVGVISNKAEAYGLIRAQEAGVATTTLSQQQFASREEYDAALLALMADYQPDLVVLAGFMRILSGDLVRHFAGRMINIHPSLLPKYQGLHTHQRAIDAGDSEHGASVHFVTEELDGGPVILQACVPIFEGDDADEVAARVQVQEHSIYPLVVQWFCEGRLQMRDGSAFLDGKQLGPAGYASE
- a CDS encoding sensor histidine kinase; translated protein: MTAQQQDIPLQSHEVSQLYAIFKALPTGVLLLDGTGIITRANPAAIDLLGEPLEGELWRHVITRCFEPREDDGHEISLRDGRRVQLSTQPLQDQAGQLVFINDLTETRQLQDRINHMKRLSALGNMAASLAHQIRTPLSAAMLYAANLANRTLKPESRTQFQQKLMARLQDLEKQINDILLFARNGDNQVVTPISVQGLLAEVQAGAEAFCAQQGCELHMEAPEPDLCLLANSSALSGAINNLIANAQQAGATSLLVSAVRSGARVEMRVIDNGKGMPAHLLSQIFEPFFTTRSQGTGLGLAVVQSVVRAHQGEVGVASVPGEGTCFTLSFPLHQQQVQLGGAA
- a CDS encoding Nif3-like dinuclear metal center hexameric protein, with translation MISHRKLETVLNHLLEPHAIKDYCPNGLQVEGRERIRKVVTGVTASQALIDAAVAADADAILVHHGYFWSGEPAQITGMKQRRIKTLLAHDINLFAYHLPLDVHPEVGNNAQLAKLLDIKVRRGLEPWNSKSVAMVGKLEEPMSGSDFAKLIAERLGREPLHCGDSGPELIRSVAWCTGGGQSYINLAAEQGIDAFISGEASEQTIHTAREMGMHFYAAGHHATERYGVKALGEWLATVHGLDVTFIDIDNPV
- the purM gene encoding phosphoribosylformylglycinamidine cyclo-ligase — encoded protein: MTDKTSLSYKDAGVDIDAGNALVERIKGVSKRTRRPEVLGGLGGFGALCQIPAGYKEPVLVSGTDGVGTKLRLAIDLKKHDTVGIDLVAMCVNDLIVQGAEPLFFLDYYATGKLDVDTAAAVVTGIGAGCEQSGCALVGGETAEMPGMYEGEDYDIAGFCVGVVEKSEIIDGSKVAEGDALIALAASGPHSNGFSLIRKILEVSKADVHQPLGDTTLANALLEPTRIYVKPVLKLIKECEIHALSHITGGGFWENIPRVLPANTQAVIDEQSWQWPAVFSWLQQAGNVTRHEMYRTFNCGVGMIIALPAHQLEKALTLLKAEGENAWHIGHVAKAADGEEQVVIQ